Within Channa argus isolate prfri chromosome 4, Channa argus male v1.0, whole genome shotgun sequence, the genomic segment GAGCGTTAATTTTAGTGactgtgtgaataataatcttactgtatttacttttatctttagccaggagtttcaaatatgattcaatgtTGCCCAGTTTGGCCCCAGGAATACATTTGACTAAATCcactggagtctctaacttcacgtttctaaATATAGAACTGCCAATTATCAGAGtgggtttctcagcgggtgtgtcgctgagttgGGAAAATCGATTGGAAACATCAACTGACTAGTGATGAACCTCGGGCATCTGTTTACCATTAGATCTCTTatgaaccgtcacccagccagactggcttcccggctgctcgggaactgcctcgggacagctaacaggggctTTGCTAGGTCGgtccgcaccagctaccgggggcTGATtagctggattattttccatggtgtGGAGCCGCACTTATAATTATATGAGCCTCGCGTCCAAAGCTGCgaaaaccttacacttgttacagATACTATTCTCGCTAAAGGAAAGGTAAAACTTaacatgagacacactgagcaagtgagagacagagggagacagtgaAGCCATTGCTAACAGCAAAGTTAGCTGAGCTAGGACAGCGTAAATTTTGAACTAGTGAACGTTGGCTAGTTATGGCTTAGAAGACCAGGTGATGGTATAATACAAGTGTATGTTACGCCTCAGGTAGTAGCCCTTGTGCagagaaatcacttatttaagtaaaataggAGCTATGATCAGTGAACAGCCCTTCAGTAGAAAGCCAacagagtgtgcagaaacaggaagtgacacaatacACTAACACCAGGAGTAGGAGGCTTGTGTTGGACTTCATTAAAAGCATCCTTATTTTATCAAAAACGATGCTTATGTGTTGTCTCGGAATTGCCTTCTTTCCTCCCTCCGCCCTCCTCTCTTTCATCATCTTTCATTATGACTCCATCCTCATACTGTTTAATTCTCAGGTCTCCTGGATGCCGACTGGGAGCAGCACACCAGGGAGAGAatagcagagagagaaaggggaggaGGTGctggagaggaaggaggagcaGAAGGAAGGTGTGGCTTCCATCAGTTGCTGTCAGCAACTACCCTGTCAGTTACAGTCTCAAGACCCTCTCCCTCCACTTCCTATTCCCTATCTCCCTCCTCCCTTAACTGGAGGTGGagggagaggaggtggagaaaggGGGAGGTGGGAGTTGTGGATGCTTCAGCAGCAATATCACAAGTGCGAGGGTCATCATTCATTCCTCCTCCCAGTCAACCCCTCCTTCACTCAATCGCTGCTCAAACACCAGAGGAGGAGACAACCAGCCACGGAAGCTTATACAGACAAGAGGCTCCCTTCCGCGGCTGCGGCTCCAGCCCAGGCCCCCTCCCCAGCTCCAGATCCCCTGCTTCTCTTATGGAGCCTCTACCCACCCAGGGACAGACTCTAAGGCATTACACTGCCTCCCGACCACGACCGcatcgcacacacacacagccccccTCCTCCAGGCTTCAGGTAAGAACACAAAAATCCCTATAGACATCATACGCACAGAATTTGAGCAAGCATACAGTAAAACTGATTGCATCCACATTgggacacacatgcacatcatcCAGAAATTACAGCATTTATAACTACACAAATCAAAACATGCATACACAGGCGTTCATACTGTATGAAGGTATACATGTTCAGTAAAATACAGCAATAACTACAGATGGATTCCcaagagaaaaacaatggaaatgcggaaaagaaaaacaaccttAAAAAACGCAAGTAGTAATGaggagatagatagatagatagatagagagagagagagagagagagatctccTATCTATCATTTCATTGCTGTCTTGCTTATCATTTCTGTAATACTGTAGTTATAATTTTAGCCATATTTATCTTTACATTCTCCTGCTTCATGTGGTTGTGctcagtatgtgtatgtgtgaaatcGGGCACATGCATTTTGGGAGTGGTGTTCCCTGCTTTTTCCCAATGCTGATCTGTCTCTCTtgctctccctttctctcctggGAATGCTTTCACTAACTCAATTAttcatgttttcacattaaTGGGGTCTCTTTCCCAGTGCTGTCactatgtaaatgaaaaaagaaaattcctcTTTATCTGTGGTGACCTTGTGTGAATAGTCTTGCTTGTGATTTCTGTTTAAAAGATACAAATTTGCTGTGTGGTGACAGTGTAAGTGTTACGCAACAACAAATGTTGTAATTAATACTAGCCAGTAATGGCTTTGTACGACTCTGCTCAATATACTTATTATAAAGAATAGGAAGCTTTTCTGATAGTAGATTTAAAAGGTAATGTTAAATTACACAATTATtaagatgaataaataattagTATTCAATGCTGATCAATAACTAATGTTTACTAGACAGATTTTGATAAtataataagaataagaaaaaggaaacaaagaaaacatcaaaaatctAATACAGTACAATCCCTACAATGTGAACATAATTAAgagaagaacaaaaagacaattttaagAGTTTTTATTCTAGATTATTTTACTAATGCACCATATGTCATCTGCATCAAACTGGATAGGGATCATTAGCACTTCTAAAAAAATTCTAGAGCTAGCATATCCTAGAGATAAGATGtagatttaaaatataatttgtccGGGCACTGAATAGCCCCTTAGATCACTTTGCTCGAGATGACCTGTAactcaagattcaagattcagactactttattgatcccacagtAATTGCCACAACCAGCATAAAATTTCCATCCTACCATTAGTTTGGACTGAAACCAATTTAGAGCTGTACCACTTCTACCCACTGCTCAAGGTGCAATAGCAAAATTGAGTGCTCAACTACAGttatgtgcaaaagttagtacccccctctttatattgtatgttttgtttgtttgttttcataaagcataataaaaaattatctgATCAAAGTTGTTCTTAGTATTAGCAACATATAACTTCTTTCATcatactattatttatttaacaaatatgaAACTAAAATTTGTTAAAGTTAATTAATTCTTTGAAATAATTAACAGTATTCTGCTctgttattatatttgtttgttaaagTCAATGCTCATtatcctgtgtgttttttccatgGTAATAAAAGTTAGATATTTTAATAATCTTCAATTCATATTAATATGACTTGAAGTCCAGCTAGCTTTGCATAGAATCAGCTGGTAGAACTTTTTGGAGCCTGTACTTTCTCAGTTTTACTTGAGTGATGAAGTTGTATCATTACAGTACAGAATTTCATTCAACTGTTTTGCTAGATCTtacagctgcatttgacactGTAGACCATGAGATCCTTACATTTCATCTTGATAAGCTGGTGGGGATCTGTGGCACAGCATTTAATTGGTTCAAATCTTACCTGTCAGGTCGAACCTTTTTGATAAAATGGAGTGAGGCGTCATCTGCTACTACTAGTTTGCGGTCCCCCAGTACATTTTGGGTCCTATCCTTATTTCTTTGTACATGCTACCGTTGGCGTCTGTCATTAGCGAACATAATCTCTTTTTTCATTGCTATACAGATGATGTTCAGTTATATCTACCACTGAATGGCTCATCACACAATTCTGGCCAGGTGATTCTTGATTGTCTGGCAGAAATTAAAAACTGGCTTGGCACTTTTTGAAATGAGGGCAAATCTGAAGTCATTTTGTTTGGATCTGGTGACAAAGGGAAACCCTGTAATATTGATCTTGGAAATCTATCTTCCAATGTTAACATTGTGGTCAGAAGCCTAGGTGTTCTTTTTGACAATGAGCTCCAGTTGGATAAAAAAATTAGCGCTGTGATTAAAAACAGTCTTTTCCAACTGAGCTCTCTTACCGAAGTTAAGAATTTCTATCACACAAGGACCTGGAAATTACTATTCATGGTTTTATTTCCTCAAGGCCTGACTAATGTaatgtgctgtatttttgtgttaacCATTCAATTCTGCTACAGTTGGTGCAGAGTGCTGCAGCACATTtgtagtaaatagtaaataataattattaataattactaATAATTAGTAACCAAATGCTTCCTATTAATTTCAGGGTACAATTTTAGATATTATTAGTCCCTTTTAAAGCCCTTAGTGGTCTGGCACCTTCCTGTTTGGCTGATCTGGTTACTATTCATCTGTCAAATTGCTATCTCAGATTAGCTCAACAGTCTTGTCTAGCTTTGCCCAGATGTAAGTCAAAGCGTTGATGTGACGGGACTTTAAGCCCCTAAGCTGTGGAACTCTTTGCCTCCTGATATTCCTGTTATATCTGATCTCCAtaattttaaatccaaacttaaGACTCACCTTGTAGCTTTgaccctacaaaataaaaataaaggtaaaagcTTCCAATTTTCTATAAGgtctttaagtttgttgaccataTCCAAGTAGTTcagtttaaaaagacaattagGATTCCTGGGaattttcaacaataaaaaatgtattaatacaaatatacaaagtactcatttgaaattttaaaaagtgggaGTGTTAAGAAAAAGTGGGTCAAATTCATTAGAAAGAGGCATAAGAGTACTCTTTTGCCAGTTAACATTAAATCCAGCTAAAAGGCTAAAGTCCCTCATAATAAGAAGAGGGGATAGGGAAGAATGTATGTTGGAAATTGTCATGATCACATCATCTGCATACAGGCCAACAAGTGATTCTGTGTGACCTACTCTTATGCCAGTGATTCTAGAGTTAGACCTGGTAAGGATAGCCAAGAGCTCAAGCGCCAAGGCAAAGAGCATTGGGGAAAGCAACAGCCTACTTCCATGGTACAGTGTAAATTTCAAGAGATTTTCTGTGTTGTAAGCACAGAAGAGCTGGgacgtaataataataataataattattattattattattattattattcattttatttataaagcagttTACATTTGTCggcaaatctcaaagtgctacaaaagcagattaaaagcaagaataaaacatgaaaaatatataaagcatagaaacatataaaacaaacattaatatgCTTTCTGAagcattttcagtttcagaGATTGTATTCAATTGTTTAGGGTTGTGACTGACCTCATAACTGGGGGTATTTTACTAAATGAGCTATCCAACAATGGGTCCAAATAACAATTGAAATCACCTCCAATTGTTAAATTTTAAGTAGTACCCAGACATCTTCCACCTGGGtctaaaataatatatttgaatttaaatggaaatcatTTTTATATGAGAATAGCTATCCATCTAGCTTTGGAGGAAAGGTTGACTGAGACAGCTTGAGACAGCCACGTTGTTCTTAAACACTTCTGCATAGTAGGACCAATATGGGTTTCTTATGACATACAATTATGTCCGATGATGGGGATTTTAGATGAGAGAAGACTTTGGCAGGCTTTAGTGCAGAACCTATACCATTACAGTTCTAGGATGTAAATTTTCTAAGCGACCCCTCGGGAGATTAGTGTGCATGTCTGACAAGCAATAAAACTAGATTCAACCAAGTGTGCAACTTAAAGAAATCTGACAATaacatacaatatatacatatatacataatacATATATCCCACCTGTCTTATAGGAGGCAGCTGGGTGGTCTGTAGGTTTTGCTCTTTTTAGTTaactaaaaagagaaacaaagtaaaaggGAAAAATAGCAATAGTATCCTAAGCTGCTCGTGTACACCTCCATTGCTGGAGAAAATGTTTCATCACCTACTGTAGTATTCTGACCTGAAAAATAACAACCATGACTTCTATAAACAAGCTGTGGCTGGAATGTTGAAGAAATTATATAGAACACGTGTCCTGTGCCCACCACCCTTATTCTAATTTAGATAGGGACCTTAAGCACCTCAGCTTAAGCTGAACAACTAACAGTTCATTTTATTCAGATGGCTATGAGTTACACAAATTGTTCTTGAGCTCCAATGAGTCGAATCATGTCTGTTTCCCAAGTGAGCCCACAAGCCGCTCAGCCTTCTCTGGGCTCCCAAAGATTTTGACTATGAAgttgagatgcaagtgcaagaaagagtagaaagaactttttttgtttgtttttaaaaagaatagaTTTAAGTacataggaaggtgtggaagagttctgtttcaGTAGTTTTTGTAATATTGGGACTGAGTTTGCTTTGCGTGCAGaatttggtagctcgttccaccatcgtgggatcactgaaCTGTAGAGCTTGATGTCttttgtgtggtgctgggaccaccaaaCATTGTTTATTGGCATACTGCAGCAgacgggagggattgtagacctgaatgagggagttagggtaagcaggagctgttgagttaatcCTCCTGTAGGCCAGAAACAGAgcagccagtgtagagatctgaaaagtgttgtgacatgagtcctttttggcggATCAGGTGTGCTGGTGCATTTTGGAttatctgcaagggtttgattgtgcatagAGTTAACCCCATTAACAGAGCATTGCAGTAATAAAGACAGGATGTGACCAGCCcgtgtacaatgagttgggttgtatattccacGAGGTAGGATCtaatctttctgatgttgtagagggcaaatctgcatggtccttaaagctcaatTGGTCCTCAATGATGAccccagatttctggctgactgtggggacaatcactgtagatccaatgttaatgctgatgttgtgttgcgtcgaaggtctggctgggaagacaagaacttcggtcttggagaggttgagcagaagatgtctctctcatccaagcagagatatcggagagacaggcagaaatacgTGATGAGAGACTGGAGTCCTCCAGCAGGAAAGGACAGGAGGGGCTGactgtcatcagcatagcagtgataggaaaggccatgtgaACGGATGATAGAACCCGGGGATGAAGTATAGAGGTAAAAAAGAAGAGGGACCAAGAACTAAACCCTGCACCACAAcagtagagaggctatgagagtgacaaacatgcccctgccaggatacaTTGAAGGTTCGTCCCAATAGGTAAGCCTGAAGCCAGACTAGCTGATCCAGacatgcccaagtcagagagggtgcacaagaggatctgatggttcacagtttCAAACGCTTGCAGATAGGTtgagtaggattaagacagaagactgacctgtggcttttgcagctcgaagagatTTCAGGTCAGTAATTCTCCACAAGGGACGGATCAAGAGAATGCTTCTTAAGCAgtgggtaatctgggcctgcttgaatgaggtgcGTGTTGTTAGAGATGTATTAAAGTTTTGGAAGCTAATTCAGTAGTTTTGAGTAAAATATGGAGGGCAACACACGTAGGTCCCAAAGAAGGTGACTACTCCATTACAACGCAAGACCCCCACCTATATTCAGTATCTGGTGTTTCTCAACATATTTACGTTATAAATAGTACACTTTCTATTCATTAATGTTCTACATCCACAGTTAACACAAAGCCCCTCGCACAAAGTTGCAAACAAAATcttgttcacaaacacattatatTACCTACTCTTTCCTACACAATTTCATcaataaattaacaaacaaaagaatttaCAAAATTGCATCTACAATACTTGTACAGTGTATGACACTAGATTCAAATGGCTCATGTATGAGCCTTTGAGTCCTCCATGTTTTTACTCAACAGGAAATGACCTCATCACATTATGTAAGCAGATTAAACCATAAATTGTAATGTTTACTAATGAACTAcattaaagcacttttttttttaactttaacaaaataaatgccaTAATGGCAACACAGATTCATCAGCTAGACACAGACTTCTGGGCATAGGGATGCTGATTTAATGTTACGTGATGATGGCCAGGGACACCATCTCTACAGCAAGGGGGCATCAACCGAGGAAGCCGACCCAGGAACAATGCCTGAAAGGATGTCTACAGGAGAAACCAACCCTGGCAATTGTTTTGGGTGGCCCACTTGGGGCCAGCTACAGATATGGTGTTAACGCACTGATGAACAGACAGGACACCAAGGGGACCTTCTAACTAAATCACACAGAAGTTCACAGACGGGACTGCTTGACTCAGAAACAGGGAAGACAGTAGATATCACCTGAGTGAGGAAAACAGTAGATGTTTAGCCActtgagaaaaaaagagacattgGACAACtcaaaaaaacaggaaatatcaGCCAACCTTGGAATACTGCATATATTAGCTATTGGGAACAGAA encodes:
- the LOC137125120 gene encoding uncharacterized protein → MENNPANQPPVAGADRPSKAPVSCPEAVPEQPGSQSGWSVDVSNRFSQLSDTPAEKPTLIIGSSIFRNVKLETPVDLVKCIPGAKLGNIESYLKLLAKDKSKYSKIIIHTVTKINAQLVCNFAKTMSDSVFSGPQPNLPNDNMYSYISSFNCLLSRWCLANNMAYIDNWKPFWGKPRLIRRDEIHTTLDGAALLSRNMAGFIRNPKV